GCGGCGATGCGCGCAATTAAGACCCGTCGCCGATTGGGATCTGTCACAAAATGATTGGAAGGATGGGTAGTCCGCAAATCTCCATAGGCAACCAGGGTGAAAGGATACTGTTTAGGCTGGGCAGCAAAGAGTTGTTCATCTCCCGGCTTGACCGCAATCTGGGCCTTCAGTTTTGTCGGCGGAAGTAAGGCTGAGAGCAAGAAAAACACAGCCGACCAAAAGATCTTTGACCTCATCATTCCCAATTAAACATTGATCTGCAGTCCATAGACGCTATTGAATCCATCGGAGAGCGCCTCGTACAGCGTCGGATGAGCATGAATCGTGAACATCATGTCTTCCACAGTGGCCTCAAGCTCTATGGCGGCAACCGCCTCGGCAATTAATTCCGTCGCTTGCGGTCCGATGATGTGCACGCCCAAGATCTCACCGTACTGCTCATCGGAGACCACCTTCACAAACCCTTCATGCGCACCAACGATTGTTGCCTTGGAGTTGCCCAAAAAGGGAAACTTGCCCACTTTAACTTTGTGTCCGGATTCGCGTGCCTGCGCTTCCGTCAATCCTACGCTGGCAATTTGCGGTTCGCAGTAGGTTGCGCCGGGAATATGGTTGCGGTTCAACGGCTTCGCAGGTCTGCCGGCAATCTTAGAGACCGCCACGATTCCCTGCATAAAGCCCACGTGCGCGAGCTGCGGAAACCCGGCAATGATGTCGCCGGCCGCGTAGATACCCGGCTCTTCCGTCTGCATCCATTCATTGGTCTTAATGAATCCGCGGTCAGGCTTGATTTTGGTTTTTTCCAGACCAATATTGTCGGTGCGCGGCGCGCGGCCGATGGCGATGAGCACCTTGTCCGCTTCCAGCGCCTGCGTTTTGCCCTCGGAGTCGGTATAACCCACCTTCACTCCGTCTTTGGTCTTTTCAATTTTCTGAACTTTTACACCTACATTGCTCTTGATGCCGCGCTTGGTGAAGGCCTTCAGCAGCTCCTTGGAAACTTCTTCGTCTTCCACCGGAACTAGCCGCGGCAGCGCCTCCAAAATCGTCACATCCACGCCAAAGGAGTGGTAGATGGAAGCAAACTCCACGCCTACAGCACCCGCTCCAATCACGATCAGAGATTTTGGAATCGCGTTGAGACTCAGGACTTCGATGTTGGTCAAAATGCGCGCGTCTGGTTCGAGCCCAGGAAGCATGCGCGCCTCTGAGCCCGTGCTGATGAGGATATTTTTCGCTTTGATGAATGTGGTTTCGCCGGCGGCGCCGCCTCCGCCCTCGGTAAAAACTTCAACCGTATGCACGCCGTCTTTGGCCGGCCCGGTCAGCCTTCCGTAACCGTTGACGGTTGCAACCTTGTTTTTGCGCATCAGGAACTCCAGGCCCTTGGCGTGTTTGAGCACAATCTTGTTCTTGCGCTGCTGGATAGCGGCCCAATTCAGCGTGGGTGCGGTCACGCCTTCGATGCCGAATTCTTTGGCATCTTTGAGGTGGTCCCATATTTCGGCGTTGAACAGCAGTGCCTTGGTGGGGATGCAGCCCACATGCAGGCAAGTTCCGCCCAGCAGCTCGTCTTTCTCGATCAGGCAGGTCTTCAGGCCATATTCACCGGCACGGATCGCGGCGGTATATCCCGCCGGGCCGCTGCCGATAATGGCTACGTCATAAATTGTCTCAGGCAAAGTTGTGCTCCGATGTGCTCACTGTATTAGATGTAGCAACGCAAACTAACGATTGTAAAACACAGGCGGGGGGATGGGAAATCAGCAGCATCATCAGCGCTGCTGAACGAGGGTCACTTCATGCGGTGAACGCGCCCGTTTGAACATCAAAAAGCCACCTGCCTTGCGCTGGGCAGCCTTTTTCGACATAAGTACTCTTGGGAACATCGATGATAGCCTCCCCGGCATCGTTGACCCCGGCGAAGTCCTCGAAATAATCACACGATGGCAACTGTTCGAGGATTTCTTCATTCAGCTCTCGGAAGTGAACAGACTTGGTCTTCGCGTCATAGATTACGGGCCGGTGTCCTGTGTAGTCACCGGCTGCCCACCAAAAATCTGCGGCCAGTTTTGTTTCGTCTTTCGAGACCCCGACCATCTCCACGCCAACCAGGCCATCCGGGGAGTCGGAATACTCCTTCGCTAATGCGAATGGCCCGGTACCTTCGGCCACAAAAAGTTTGTACACGACTTCACAGGAATTTCCATCCGTGTCGTCTGGGGGCCGGCTCAGCCTGACCGTGGCATAGGCTCGGATACTGCCCGACGGAGTAGCAATAGTAGCCGTTTTGCGCGTTACGGCTTGTCCTGCTTTGAGTTCATCACACTCCATCGGCTCGGTTGCACGCGCTTTCCGCTCCCCAACAGCAGTAGCAGTTAGAGTTAGCAGCAGCATCGCTCTGATGATTGCATTTCTCATGGTCAGCGTTAGAAGTGAATGGTTGTTGCCGTATACGCTAGGCACTTTACTTCAACAAATAGAAAACATCGGTGCGGA
Above is a window of Terriglobales bacterium DNA encoding:
- a CDS encoding metallophosphoesterase family protein encodes the protein MLSALLPPTKLKAQIAVKPGDEQLFAAQPKQYPFTLVAYGDLRTTHPSNHFVTDPNRRRVLIARIAAEKPDLLVVNGDLVYKGGSRGDWPKRRRLGATFKSRYCLP
- the lpdA gene encoding dihydrolipoyl dehydrogenase, translating into MPETIYDVAIIGSGPAGYTAAIRAGEYGLKTCLIEKDELLGGTCLHVGCIPTKALLFNAEIWDHLKDAKEFGIEGVTAPTLNWAAIQQRKNKIVLKHAKGLEFLMRKNKVATVNGYGRLTGPAKDGVHTVEVFTEGGGGAAGETTFIKAKNILISTGSEARMLPGLEPDARILTNIEVLSLNAIPKSLIVIGAGAVGVEFASIYHSFGVDVTILEALPRLVPVEDEEVSKELLKAFTKRGIKSNVGVKVQKIEKTKDGVKVGYTDSEGKTQALEADKVLIAIGRAPRTDNIGLEKTKIKPDRGFIKTNEWMQTEEPGIYAAGDIIAGFPQLAHVGFMQGIVAVSKIAGRPAKPLNRNHIPGATYCEPQIASVGLTEAQARESGHKVKVGKFPFLGNSKATIVGAHEGFVKVVSDEQYGEILGVHIIGPQATELIAEAVAAIELEATVEDMMFTIHAHPTLYEALSDGFNSVYGLQINV